The region TCTACTGCTAAAGTTGGTTAGTTACTTAATTGCTTCCATTTGTGTTTGTAACTACTTGGGAACTGAACACTAGCCATTTCCTTTTCTGGTAAAAAAAATGAAGAAGTCTCGTACATACGTTACCGGTTAGGATATCTTATAAACCACTCCCTCTTAAATGCAGTTGTAGAATTTGTGGAAGATTAGCATTTTAGCACAGATTCTAGTTATATTCAATTCCTAACTGATCTTCGAAAATTAACGGAAAAGATAAATTCTATCGATCCCGGATTTCTCATGAGTTTTATTTCCACCATTGTGCAGAGCATGTAACACAGGTCCACGCCCAAGTGCGACAGTTTTTGAGCAAGGGCTCGTTTGGCATAAGTTGGTCAAAAGAAATTGTAGCCTCAAATTATTTTGGCTGATTAGTTTGTGGGTTCATGACTTGTAGATTCACTGATGATGAACCTAGTAGATTTTTCAAATTGAttgaaattaataatattatacaaaattatattttaaaaaatcatttgCTATCTTCCTAGATTGATGAGCAAGCTCTCTGTCTGGTCTGGAGAGAAATAATAAGGTTCACTCCTTCCGTTGCTGTCATCACCTTTGCCATTCACCTCCATGATTTTCAAAATATCTCTTAATCTTTTTATATACATCGTCATGCATAAACATAATCCCTGATGATAAATACAAATATTTTCAGCTCCAGTTTGATCATAGCAAGATAGTATGGTTTTCTTTGGAATGAATAATTTTTGTTTGTTGACTTGGACAGAGGCTATATGTGTATAGTTTATGTTTTATTGCAATCACATGCAACTAAGAAAAAGTGGTTAGGCCTCTCTTCCTTCCTGAAGAGCCAATTATCTGTTGTGATTGAAAAAATTGTAGCCAATTCTTTATCCGTTTATTATTTTTATGAAAGTAGGTATTCATTATCGTCCCAATGTTTGGTTTTATTGATGATACTCTTTCGTTTACATGATTAATTTGATAATGGAAGCCTCTCCTCTTAATTCAAATTGcccttctttttcttcttcatcttcgaGTAATTCTTCTTCTACCTTCCATTTTGTTGCTGCTTCCAGTTTTTTACAAAACCCTCTCTCCTCACTTTTAGAATATTCTGGTGTTCTGCACACTCATGATCATCTGCATTCTAGTGCTGATCATCACTCTCTTACGCCCCTTACCCCGCACCTACATGATTCGACTTCTCGGACCAccagcagcagcaccaccgacgACAACATTAGTAGTAGTAATCGCAGCATTAGTAGTAGTGTTCAGGAGGAGGTTTCTATTAGTATTATTGGAGCAACAGGTGAGCAGGAGGAGAATCACAGAAATTCTCCTAGTCATAGTTCATCCCCAGAGCGTGATCATCTATCTCCGAATGGAGGTCATAATGCAGAACGCAACGGTGGTGGTTCTGCCTTTATTCATCACAGAGATTCTTCTTCTTATCAAAGATATGATATACAACAAGCTGCCAGGTGGATTGAGCAACTCCTTCCATTCTCTTTGCTTTTGTTACTCGTATTCATTCGCCAGCATTTGCAAGGTATTCTTTCCTTATACACATCTTATGCTTCATTTCACAGCTTTTTCAATAGGTTTAAAATGTTTGTTTAGATGCTTGCTTTGACCGAACATtctctttccatttctatttgaAATATGTCACTGTTCTGACATATTTCTTACATGAGCAAGTTATTGTAGCTATAGGTTTAGCTGTTTATCTATGCACATGATTGATTTTAATAATCTGATGGTTTTCAACTTTACTAAATTGTCTTGCAGGCTTCATTCTTACAATTTGGGTTGCGGCCTTTATGTTCAAGTCGAATGATATTCTACAAAAGCAGGCAGCTTTAAAGGTCCATTAGTTATCCGTGTTCCTTTACATTTGGAGCAAGTTTTATTAGATAAACCCCCTAAATATGAAACATAAATCTTATATGTAACGATGGTCTGCAGGGAGAAAGGAGACTATCAACTCTGTTTGGCATCTCTCTTGTGTTCACTCTTCAAGTGATAAGCGTATACAGGTGGTATCTGACTGACCTTTTATATTTGTTAGTCATGATTCCCCCAAAATCTATACAGCCCTTTTGGCATGCTATTTTCATCATCGTGGTAAATGGTGGGTTCCTGTTATTGCAGACTtctcaactgtttctgttttatACTAATACATTTTATTGCAAGAAGTTGAAGAGAATTTAGAATTTGTGTAGTTTAAAGCTTGTGACCATTTAGTAGAAATGTTTTTTTGTATATTTAAGTGCTGAGAATGAAAATAATTTGAGAACCTTAAACGATCTTTTACTGCATTCTTTGTTCTTTATGGTTATCTCTTCATGAACGGAACCTTTACTCTTTACTCCCTATTAGTACTGTACTAAGAGCATGCATGGGTCTTTCTATGCTCTCTAATACACATGTAATGATCGGTACAACATCTCTGTCCAGCGAATGAAACATCCACATTCTCCTTGTGCTTCTTCTTTTAATACTTGTAAATCAATTTTTTTGCAGGTCATACTTATCTATTGAACTCTAGTATGTCAGCATTTGTACATAAAATTCCTGAAATTTTGTAGGTTATTTTCGGTTGGATTGGTAGGAAAGACGTGTAAACTATTTTTTCAGGGATAgtttatcaaaatatttattcGTTTGTTCTTTCCATTATTCTAACTCACTCCCAATTTTTTAGAAAACTCATCAGCACATACTGTATTTTACAATCTGCAATATTCTTTGGTCTTACCCCTGTCATACTTCTCCTCGGCTTCCAATTTTCTCCACCTCCTTCCCCGAAATTTCTTTCCATTCTGTCTACTTCTTTCCTGCATTTAAGCATCTTAAATATGTTTAAAAGAAATCCTGGAAATTTCCTGGTGTCACTCACAAATTATTTACGACGTCCACTATGCTTAATTCGTGGTCTCCTTTTATTCTCTTCTGTTTCAGATTAcaaggaaaaagaaaatgttaGGCACTGTGTACATTGACTAACCAAGGGCACAGTTAATTTGAATTGGTGCACCTCATTATTTTCCGCTGACTTGATATAATATCCTAAGATTTGTTCTGTTTCAGATACGTTGGTTGGGCAGGCAGCCATGGTTCTCAAGTGTGGTATACTGATGTACTACAAAAATAGCAGAGGGAAAATTTACCGTGAGCAGGTGATGCGTTATAGACTAGTATCACCACATGAAAGTAAAATTACATATGGTTGTACAGCCAATTACATCAGTGTGGAATCTATTTCCTTTCTAACGCTTAAATATTTTTCAAGGGTCAACTGCTGACTCTTGTTGAGTATGTTCTGCTGCTATACCGTGAATTACTTCCTACTCCAGTTTGGTATCGTTTCTTTTATAACAAGGAATTTGGAAGCCTCTTTTCACCTCTCATTACTGGGCTGTATCTGATTTTTAAACTCACATCAATTGTTGAGAAGGTATCATCAGATGATTTACGACCAAGTTTTATCAGAAGGATATTATGTATTTAACCGGTCACATATTTGTCCTTAAGCTCTATAATGTATGCAGTCCCCGTGAGAATCACTCCTAATGGTCACACGGCCTCAGTCTTAAGTTTTGAACACGAAGAATGTAGTGCCTGCATTTTTTCATAATAATTACTGTTGATCTGTTTTCCCCATCTATACAAGTACTATTCCTGTagcttttttttttctttctcaaaaCAGGTTTATTAACTTTATCACCTTTTTTTCCATAACATGAATCTTCTTGAAACCTGTCTCTCCATTAAAATCATACGTTTTATTGAAAATCACGACTGCTGACTCTGATGCAGGTCAATGCAGCTGGAGATCTGTGTGCTATTTGTCAGGAAAAGATGCTTGCCCCAATCTTACTACGTTGTAAACATATATTTTGCGAAGACTGTGTGTCTGAATGGTGAGTTTAATAGGTTTATAAAATTAGATTTAAATCTCCATATACCTTTAAATTACAAGTACATGTTTGGAAATACCTAGTGCTTTGTTCTTTTTCGAGTTATCAGACTTGATCACATCACTCGTGCCTTAGTTCCTTGTATACTGTTGTGAGATACCAGGAAAAATTACATATTCAGCTGCCTTGCACATTGTTGGAGTTTCCAAGCTGGTCCAGCTGACTTCACTGAGAAGATTAATTTTGATGTTATTTCAATTAATGGAAGCCAACTGTTTTATGTTCCAGGTTTGAGAGAGAAAGAACGTGCCCCCTATGCAGGGCTTTGGTGAAATCTGCAGACCTTAGATCATTTGGCGATGGATCCACAAGTCTATTCTTTCAACTGTTCTAAATCCCAGTTTCCAAAACTAGGAAACATATTATCCTTGAGTGGACTTCCTTCCTTCGGATTGCTCTTCTCCCGAGATATCATCATGTAGTAGCCTCAAGTGTTGTATAAATATCCTTAGATACGGGTAGTCAATTGTAGGTTGCTTGGTATACTGCAGTGTTATCAGGCTAGACTTGCAGTGTTATCATGCTAGACTGCAGTGTGTCCGTCTTTGTATATATTTATAGGGTGCGTCGACCTTGAATTTTGCTTCACTGTCTCCTGATTGTAGATTCTTCTTCAGTTTCATGGAAATAAATGGTACAACTTGCAGAGTTGTCACTggtaaattaaaattttaaaaaatgtaaAAGCTATTGAACAAACTTCATTATTTATCCATTCTCTTAAAATTGTGACTGCACCTTTAAAATCTATACAAGGCATTAAAAATGATTCAATCATTTGGAAATGTCTTCAAAAGTCTTTCAAATTCCTAATGCAATAGAATTTCAAACTCTGCAAGAGAAAAGACTCTCTGTCTCTATCCTTTAATTACAGACATACAAAATTTAGCTAAGAAAATAAAACTAGAGACATAATCCATTCCAAACAATATATACTAAACTAAACCACTTACAATCTACAAACAGAAAAGAAAAAACTATAgttaggaagaagaagaaatttgttGCCCCGTCGTAGTTTTTGGGGAGGAAACTGGACTATTGGAGCTTGGTAGGGATTTACTCTTTGGAACATCTCCTATTGCTTGCATATGGACAGGAGCAGGGGTGTTGTCAGGGAACATCGGCTTGCGTTTGCCTTTGCAGATGGGCTGGGGCTGAGTCGGGAACaagaagagtttcaggttgtgAAGATTTGATTTGCACTGGAGGAGGACCATGCAAGTCTTCTTGAGCAACTGCAGAGCTTCTAGATGATGATTTCTCGGGAGCTGGGGATCCATTCGATGGTTGGGAAACAGTGAATATCCTGGAGACTTCAGGTATGGGGTAATCCTCTCTACCCTCTTCGATTCCCTCTTCAAGATACAAAAGATCCTGCATCGTGAGTTGGTGATATTCAACAATTTCCCTCAAGAAGTGGTTCTCTCGTGCAAGTACAGAATTCTCATGGACTAAACGAGCCTTTTCTGACAAAAGTGTCTCTAGCTGAAGACGAACCTGAGATTGAAAAAGTATACCATCTTTAATATTGTTAACGAAAACAAGACATCATTTAACTACTCATCTAACAAGCATGATAAATCATGCAAAATACATTTTGTCACGTGTGGTAAGTGGATGACATTCATTTGAAAATTAGAACAGTAAAATAAGTCACGGACTCATTGTCATATCATCCAAGTCAGCTTACTGGTAGAAAGATTCAGAGTACCAAGCCTAAGATTGGGGACTGTAAAATGTCATTTTCTTTAGTTATAACCTCATAATACAGCATACTCCAAACAAGCATTTATGTATGCATATACCATTTCGTCATCTGCAGGATGATCACCCTTTCCATAAGCCTCTCCAAGGATTTTGTTTTCTTCTTCTAGCTGAGAACACCGTTGTTTAGCATAAGCTAGGTCTGCTTTGACAGTTTTTAGCTCTCGAAGTAGTAGCTTTGCCTTCGTAGCTGTCGCCATTGCCACCTATAAGCCAAGATAAATTCTAATAATGCATTTATCCAGCAAGGAGAAACAAAAGGTGGTGGTTCTTAAGATGACTGAATATATGATTTGTTATGAAGCAACAAGCAAGGATAATTGCACATTGGCAAACCTTACGTCGCGAGATGCCTTGAGTTGAGTTTGTTGGTTAGCCTGCATTTGTGGTCGTGCAGTGTTTGGAGGTTCCGGCAGTGGCATACGTACGCCAGACACGGGAATATGTTCATCTTGATTGGTTCCTTTTCTTCTAATTTGCAAATTTCGTGTATCTTGAAGAATGTCTGAAGTTCTAATTTCCAGCCTACTTCTATGTTCCTGGAAACAGAGATATAGGAGAAGATTTTTTATGTTTCCAGACCTCAGAAACTAAAAGTAGATAGGAGAAGATTGTTTATGTTTCCAGACCTCAGAAACTAAAAGTAGATGGCTCTTTCAGGCCAATGAAACAACTAAGAATATGACGGAAACAAATATAGCTAATAGCTGAAGATAATTTCTTGGAAAATCTGCACCGAAGTGTTAGAGTGGTATCTAAGGTTCCAATATTTACCTCCAGGGCATTTCCAGTGGTGGATGTGAGTGCATCCAAGCCTTTCCGACGAGCATTATTTTCCACTGGTCTCGAGCTCTCAACTGATGGATGCGGGTGATAAAACTGAGGTGCAACAAgaaaaggggggggggggttggaCATTTTAAAAAGAGATGGTACATTATAACATAAAACTAGAAGCAACTGCTGAATAAACTTACAAGTGGATGGTTTTACATTGTGCTAATAATTAGTTTAAATATTTTCATAGTTCTCAGAAACACTAAAATATGATTCACCTGGTCATTTGTAGTGTAAATAGAGTTATAAGGCTTCTGATTAGGCCTCCGAAATTGTTCAGACATGTTATCTTCATCAAGAAGTGAATTAGCATTCCTTGCTACAATGCCCCAGAGCCCTCCTTGATCATTTGTTCTTCTTAATGGCGTATAATCATAGGTAGAAGGGCCCTATTACATATCACAACATAGGGTTGATTATTACACAGCTTATAAATGATTGCATAAGAGAAAACTGATCATACTGGTTTAAGAGTTACTGTTTCCAAAAAATCGATGTTTTAAGTATGCTTAGGTAATTATTGTACTATTTTTTGAAGACAGAGATTAAAGTAGCGCAAAATAAGACACCGTATGTGTTTACATTAAGTAAGTTATGAATTCTACATGAAATATTCAGAAGCAATGGTGAAAAGTGTTTTTATGTTGGAGGAGAAACAAATGTGAAGATATATTACCTGAAGAGATGATGATCGGGTAAACAAAGAAGGGTCACGACGAGAGGAAGAAGCTCTGATGGCCTGAGCGGTGAGAGAAGGAGAGGGAGAAGAGGTGGAAGCATTACTTGTTGTGTCTATATACGAAGAAGGAGGATGATTGTAAACATCTTCCCTGAACGTAGACGCCCTCGTGATCCCTTGCCTTCTTCTATATGCCATTCACCTTGTTTTTCTATTTATCTTTATATTTGAATCGATTTATCACCTTCACCGCGACCACCACTACCACCACCAGATAAAAAACAGCAGCAGCAGTTCGCCGGATAACAAAGTACCACCAGAAAATGGAAGAAGGGAGGAGAAGAGAGAGAAAGAGTCAGAGAGTAAGAGAGAGACAAAGATTGATGTTTGCCAATGGATCTTGATTTTCTCTTGCTATAATTAGCTAACATCTCCATTTTTTATGGAGAAACAACATATGACATACACACGCCTGATTATTTTTTATTGTGAACGTAGTTGACAGTTATTATAGTTAAAGAAACACTATGTAAACGCATCTTAACATAGTTAATATCAAGTCAATAGCATATTGAGTAATTTTCAAGTAAAAGTTTTCCAGTAATTGACATAATTCTTTAACATATTTGATTTTTAAGTACAGAGGATGAGAGGTGTTAATAGAACTGTAAACATCTACTAGCATTTTGAGCAGTTTCACCAATGCTAGACAACTTGTAGTCGTCATCGCCATCATCTTTTCTTCCGTCTCTGAGCCTCATTAGATCCCTGTGTCTCAAATTTGGTTGAACCGATTGCCTGCCTGTGCTGCGGTCTGCCAGGATATTTCTTTGTTCTACGAGCTTTAAAGTAATATACTCGAGTACATGTTCTATCTCTCTCATGTTTTCCTTGCAACCTCATTTTCTGATTTCTTTCATGTAATGGAAAGATAATTCATCAGAAACAACTACTCTGAAGTAACTGTCTCATGTTCAACTTCAAAATATTTGCTTCTTATTTACATCAACTCAAATGCTATATATTGTTCAACTACTAAAAGGTTGTACAAGATTAACGAGCTTGTCCACTTCTTGCTTTCCCTTTCTTGCCATGGATGAATCTCTGCCGATTTCTGTTCCTTTGCGTCTTGTGTGCACCTAGCTAGGAAATTGTGCTTCCTGGCATCTATTAACTTTGTACTTGGCTGTTGGGCTATTCAGAAGGTCACGTAATAACTAATGTAGGGGGTGGAGGAAACGGTTGTTTGAATAAACTACTCAGCCGGATTACTAATCTAGTGCTTATTCATGAACCTGGCTCTGGCCCTTGCACAAGAGAAGTACCTTAGACAGAGTTCAGATCTGCGGAACAAACTGCACGGCCCGTGAAGCCTAAGGAAATTCTTGCTCTAAAAGGTAACCTTCTGATCAAAAACCCATTTCTTTAAGTAAAATTTAAAGGAGGGCAATACCTTTTCGCAATCTTAACATATGGCTTCAAGACAACAATTTTGAAAAGTCCATCCAACCGAAAAGCTCACAGCTGGACTTTTCTCCCGTATTCTTTTATACATATGACTCTTTAATTCAATTCCCTGAGTGTAACTCatatgttatttatttatttatttgggAGTCTATGGAGCATCTGTTCTCACAAAAATCACAATTATAATCAACTTATCAAGGGCAAGGCAGCACACTAGTCATGAACATGATGCTCAATTTGTGATGATGTTGGTTCTCTGTAGGGGCGAGTAAATCAATGTCAGCTTTAGTACAGGTTTTCAATGGTAAGAGTGGTACCAATGACCATAGCTATTAGCAGCTATGGTCCTTATGAAGGAAATATGATGCTTATGTGGATAATTGCAGTTCTATGGAGAAGAACTCTTTTAAGTTTTATCTATTCAAGTGCAGTTATTTATCTCAACGATGATACTAATATTGACCCTATCCATTTTAGTTAAGCAGTGGAACTTGTATGATCAGGATGTAGAAGAAGAAGACTATAGGAACGTGAAGACGACAATGCTGGGAGCCACAGCAGTACAGTACACTCTCCAGGAATGAGACTTCACCCAATGAGGAATGAAGCTCAACACAAAACAGTTTACCAATACTTTGGCACAGACAATTTCATTCTCCTAATTTTGAGGGTACAATTCATTTAAGAATCAAGAAAGAAGACGAACATACATACCTGCCACATTTCCAAATTTCGAGAAATCAGTGCTACACCAGTATATTGTGAATCCCAGCAATTATCTTACCAGCCTGCTTAGGTACTACTGCAGTACTTCAACAAGAAAGGTATGAGGAAAAAACACGTCTCTTACAAAAGGAATGTGAGCATAAAAGAAATCATGGAAATTTATAAAGACAAGTTAAAGTTTAATATAAATTGACTTTGAGTAACAGGTATTAACTgatagattagtaaacacaatGTTGACAAATTAAGCTGTTAGTTTTTATAATTAGTAAACATAGTAGTAACTACAAACTACAACCAAATCATTCAAAACCTACTATAACAGAGTCAATATTCATTGTTACTAATAATGATAATTCAAAGGAATTCTGAAAGCAAAGTCTGGACTCTGGAATTACTCGAAGTAGATCCTTTACTGTAATACTCTACCAAGATCATTACCAATATCATCCATTATTCTCTTACAATTACAAATATACGTCCTATCTAGTACTAACGCCTTAAGGTTTTAAAATATCTATGGTCTATCACAACATCATAGCTAAGACAATACCAGACATATCCGGTACCAATCAAGACACGTGAACCAGATAAATAAAGAAAATTATAACTGAAATTTAACATTAAGGATGGAATTGCAATTAAATAAAAACAATCTTGTAACAATCAAAGAACAGTAAACAAGAATACGAGATCATATAATATCACAATCTATGACAAAGATGAAAGAGTATTATAACTTGGTCTTATAGTGGCAACTCTGATCCTGAATACTCCTCCGGGAAATACTAATTTGAATATCGCAATAACTATACGAAACAACATGAATATTAAACAAATGCAATATCCTGACACGGCCTTTAATCCTGGTACTAGTAGACACCGGAAGTATCCCTGATTTAAACACATCAGAATAAACATCCGAATCGCCTAACAGCCTATCCGCCATAACAGTCAAAGTCAAATTCATGGGAGTAAATCCACTGGACTTGATCTTTCCAGCAGGAATAGGAACCTCGCCAATCACTTTATCCTCAAATTTAAGCAATGAGGAAGTATTGGTGTATCGAAATGCCACTTTGTTGGGGTTTTGCACCGTGAGATCGACGTCGAGAGTGAGATTGAGGTGGATTTTGAGCGGTAAATCGATATCGAAATTGAAGTCGTTGAGAGAGACTGAGGAGACGGTGATGACAGGGCGCTTGGCTTTGTAGACAGTGAAAGCCAGGATGACGATGATTAGGATTAGTAAGAGGAGGATTGAGATTGTTGTTGCTATGCATATGCAGATTGATCTTCTTCTGGAGCTTCTTCGGCTGTGGTAGTTTTGAGAGGGATCATGAGCCTTGGATTCTTCTCCGCCTTCCATCCTTTCCATCCTCAGGTTTATTGTATATTGTATTTGATAATCTCGTAAATTTAAATACGAAGAGATTATAGATTTATATATTTGGTAACCTcgtaaatttaataaatattcaATGGAGTTTTTATTAGGTAATTCAGACTTTGTGTTTTACTGCCAATTCTTTAGGCTTGATGGATTTGAGCACGGAGGTTAAAAATTATGTATAAAATggtgaaaaagaaaaagaaaattgggtgaagtggtgggaccattaatttttaatatataaaaatgagaTAGTGGAGTAAAAGTTGTGTGAAATAGAAGGAAAAGTGAGAAAGTAGTGGGAtccattaattatttttaataagttttgaaatgtaaaaaaTTGGATTGGACATCTCAAAAAGAAAAACGTAAAGAAATGGTTGAGCCACCTGGAGTATTAATTTTCACCGATGAGGTCCATGCATGCATCTTTTTGTTGATGAGAGTGGTTGCCAGTTTCTTGGTTAAAGAATAATTCTTCCTATTCCTACGTGTAACGTAACCCAACGCACCTTCTTTTTGCTTATATCAAGGGCTTGTAATAATGAAAATTAATAAACAGCAAGTGACACCCAATCAAGTGTGTATATATTCAGTTAGGGAGTTGTGCTGTGTTCCT is a window of Apium graveolens cultivar Ventura chromosome 11, ASM990537v1, whole genome shotgun sequence DNA encoding:
- the LOC141695266 gene encoding uncharacterized protein LOC141695266 isoform X2; the encoded protein is MINLIMEASPLNSNCPSFSSSSSSNSSSTFHFVAASSFLQNPLSSLLEYSGVLHTHDHLHSSADHHSLTPLTPHLHDSTSRTTSSSTTDDNISSSNRSISSSVQEEVSISIIGATGEQEENHRNSPSHSSSPERDHLSPNGGHNAERNGGGSAFIHHRDSSSYQRYDIQQAARWIEQLLPFSLLLLLVFIRQHLQGFILTIWVAAFMFKSNDILQKQAALKGERRLSTLFGISLVFTLQVISVYRWYLTDLLYLLVMIPPKSIQPFWHAIFIIVVNDTLVGQAAMVLKCGILMYYKNSRGKIYREQVNAAGDLCAICQEKMLAPILLRCKHIFCEDCVSEWFERERTCPLCRALVKSADLRSFGDGSTSLFFQLF
- the LOC141695266 gene encoding uncharacterized protein LOC141695266 isoform X1, coding for MINLIMEASPLNSNCPSFSSSSSSNSSSTFHFVAASSFLQNPLSSLLEYSGVLHTHDHLHSSADHHSLTPLTPHLHDSTSRTTSSSTTDDNISSSNRSISSSVQEEVSISIIGATGEQEENHRNSPSHSSSPERDHLSPNGGHNAERNGGGSAFIHHRDSSSYQRYDIQQAARWIEQLLPFSLLLLLVFIRQHLQGFILTIWVAAFMFKSNDILQKQAALKGERRLSTLFGISLVFTLQVISVYRWYLTDLLYLLVMIPPKSIQPFWHAIFIIVVNDTLVGQAAMVLKCGILMYYKNSRGKIYREQGQLLTLVEYVLLLYRELLPTPVWYRFFYNKEFGSLFSPLITGLYLIFKLTSIVEKVNAAGDLCAICQEKMLAPILLRCKHIFCEDCVSEWFERERTCPLCRALVKSADLRSFGDGSTSLFFQLF
- the LOC141697761 gene encoding uncharacterized protein LOC141697761 isoform X2, which encodes MWQGPSTYDYTPLRRTNDQGGLWGIVARNANSLLDEDNMSEQFRRPNQKPYNSIYTTNDQFYHPHPSVESSRPVENNARRKGLDALTSTTGNALEEHRSRLEIRTSDILQDTRNLQIRRKGTNQDEHIPVSGVRMPLPEPPNTARPQMQANQQTQLKASRDVAMATATKAKLLLRELKTVKADLAYAKQRCSQLEEENKILGEAYGKGDHPADDEMVRLQLETLLSEKARLVHENSVLARENHFLREIVEYHQLTMQDLLYLEEGIEEGREDYPIPEVSRIFTVSQPSNGSPAPEKSSSRSSAVAQEDLHGPPPVQIKSSQPETLLVPDSAPAHLQRQTQADVP
- the LOC141697761 gene encoding uncharacterized protein LOC141697761 isoform X1, with amino-acid sequence MAYRRRQGITRASTFREDVYNHPPSSYIDTTSNASTSSPSPSLTAQAIRASSSRRDPSLFTRSSSLQGPSTYDYTPLRRTNDQGGLWGIVARNANSLLDEDNMSEQFRRPNQKPYNSIYTTNDQFYHPHPSVESSRPVENNARRKGLDALTSTTGNALEEHRSRLEIRTSDILQDTRNLQIRRKGTNQDEHIPVSGVRMPLPEPPNTARPQMQANQQTQLKASRDVAMATATKAKLLLRELKTVKADLAYAKQRCSQLEEENKILGEAYGKGDHPADDEMVRLQLETLLSEKARLVHENSVLARENHFLREIVEYHQLTMQDLLYLEEGIEEGREDYPIPEVSRIFTVSQPSNGSPAPEKSSSRSSAVAQEDLHGPPPVQIKSSQPETLLVPDSAPAHLQRQTQADVP